One genomic region from Haladaptatus caseinilyticus encodes:
- a CDS encoding universal stress protein codes for MNRALAVVEASESAKELVREAGELADGVGASLVLLHITSDEEYENTRKSLEGIPNLETSYTAGQAFDGAQQFAEDIGREVLEGVDIEYEAVGRVGDERDEILNIAEEYGCDHVFLAGRKRSPTGKAIFGDRTQAVILDFDGAVTVVTE; via the coding sequence ATGAACAGAGCACTCGCTGTCGTTGAAGCATCCGAATCGGCAAAAGAACTCGTTCGGGAAGCGGGCGAACTCGCTGACGGTGTCGGGGCGAGCCTCGTTTTACTCCACATTACGAGCGACGAGGAGTACGAAAACACACGAAAGTCACTGGAGGGGATCCCGAATCTCGAGACATCCTACACTGCTGGTCAGGCGTTCGATGGTGCCCAGCAGTTCGCAGAGGATATCGGCCGGGAGGTTCTGGAGGGTGTCGATATCGAATACGAAGCTGTGGGCCGTGTCGGTGACGAACGCGACGAGATCCTCAACATCGCCGAGGAGTACGGTTGCGACCACGTCTTCCTCGCCGGCCGTAAACGCTCGCCGACCGGGAAAGCCATCTTCGGCGACAGAACACAGGCCGTTATCCTTGATTTCGACGGTGCAGTCACCGTCGTCACCGAATAG
- a CDS encoding helix-turn-helix domain-containing protein yields the protein MRSATVVLTWNEVQVHPIDELLAENETVIVEAIRYLSPVHDGMYVELLELRGDLDHARALLDHSPDAIEYDVVGSGGRGVAYLQCRTAGLVDELLSILHEHELVLDWPIRYIDVGSSRGIQLTVLGTNSAIRRAVSDLPDGITLRLERLGEYEPSAGELSSILTDRQLELFELAVREGYFEVPRETTHRELAEKLNLSTGTVSEHFQRIEAKLVAGYVD from the coding sequence ATGAGGTCTGCAACGGTCGTACTGACGTGGAATGAGGTTCAGGTCCACCCCATCGACGAACTGCTCGCGGAAAACGAGACCGTGATCGTCGAAGCGATTCGGTATCTGAGTCCCGTTCACGACGGAATGTATGTCGAACTGCTCGAGTTACGCGGCGATCTAGACCACGCACGGGCGTTACTGGACCATTCGCCGGACGCAATCGAATACGATGTCGTCGGAAGTGGGGGGCGCGGTGTGGCGTACCTCCAGTGTCGAACCGCAGGTCTCGTCGATGAACTGCTCTCGATACTCCACGAACACGAACTCGTGCTCGACTGGCCGATACGGTACATCGACGTCGGTAGTTCGCGTGGGATTCAACTGACTGTCCTCGGTACGAATTCGGCAATTCGACGGGCCGTGAGTGACCTTCCCGACGGGATTACCCTCCGCCTCGAACGACTGGGTGAATACGAACCGAGCGCGGGAGAACTCTCCTCGATTTTGACGGACCGTCAACTGGAACTGTTCGAACTCGCCGTTCGTGAGGGGTATTTCGAAGTTCCACGTGAGACGACGCATCGGGAACTCGCCGAGAAACTGAACCTCTCTACCGGGACTGTGAGCGAACATTTCCAACGAATCGAAGCGAAACTGGTCGCTGGCTACGTCGATTAG
- a CDS encoding cytochrome P450, protein MSSDTPPITNETPPGPSGLPIVGTRLAFLRDPFGFMTRTAREYGDIAYMEEPHGSMYQLNHPDYIEHVLVKNNQNYVKGDIFQGTLSPMTGNGILNSEGAVWRRNRHLIQPAFHPRRIEAYAEMMTELTEELLDTWQDGETRLIHEDMMTLTLKIVARALFGVNIDEHVEPIAESLEEFMEATESLANMVLPPSIPTPSRRRIRDARKKLDTVVYQLIEERRANPGDQDVLSTLLEVTDDDGNGMTNEQIRDEVVTLLLAGHETTALSLTLTMYVLGEHPKVERKLVAELDGVLDGRTPTMEDLSELPYTEQIAKESMRLYPPVPGIIREPVKPDIVGGYEIPAGSTVQMNQWVVHRDPRWYDDPLAFRPERWTDEFEQSLPKLAYFPFAAGPRRCIGDRFAMLEARLLLATIYQQYHMELTPETELDLMATVTARPKSEISMTIHHRGD, encoded by the coding sequence ATGAGTAGCGACACTCCACCGATCACGAACGAGACGCCGCCCGGTCCCAGCGGACTCCCAATAGTGGGAACTCGACTGGCATTCCTTCGAGACCCGTTCGGGTTCATGACTCGTACGGCACGTGAGTACGGCGACATCGCGTATATGGAGGAGCCACACGGGAGTATGTACCAGCTCAATCATCCGGACTATATCGAGCACGTCCTCGTGAAAAACAATCAGAATTACGTCAAAGGCGACATCTTTCAGGGTACCTTGAGCCCGATGACGGGTAACGGAATTTTGAACAGCGAAGGTGCCGTCTGGCGGCGAAATCGCCATCTCATTCAGCCCGCGTTCCATCCGCGTCGGATCGAAGCCTACGCGGAGATGATGACGGAGCTGACCGAGGAGCTACTGGACACGTGGCAAGACGGCGAAACGCGACTGATCCACGAAGATATGATGACGTTGACGCTGAAAATCGTCGCTCGCGCGTTGTTCGGCGTCAATATCGACGAGCACGTTGAACCAATCGCCGAATCTCTCGAGGAGTTCATGGAAGCGACGGAAAGCCTCGCAAATATGGTTCTTCCACCGAGCATCCCGACGCCGTCGCGCCGACGAATAAGGGACGCTCGAAAGAAACTCGATACCGTCGTCTATCAACTCATCGAGGAACGGCGAGCCAATCCGGGCGATCAGGACGTTCTCTCCACGCTACTCGAGGTCACCGATGACGATGGGAACGGGATGACTAACGAGCAGATACGAGACGAGGTCGTGACCCTCTTGCTAGCCGGACACGAAACGACTGCCCTCTCGCTGACACTGACGATGTACGTGCTCGGTGAGCATCCAAAAGTCGAGAGGAAACTCGTCGCTGAACTGGACGGCGTTCTCGACGGACGAACGCCGACGATGGAAGACCTCTCCGAACTGCCTTACACCGAACAAATAGCCAAAGAATCGATGCGGCTCTACCCACCGGTGCCGGGAATCATCCGCGAACCGGTCAAACCGGATATCGTCGGCGGTTACGAGATTCCCGCCGGTTCGACGGTACAGATGAACCAATGGGTCGTTCACCGTGACCCACGATGGTACGACGACCCGCTCGCGTTCCGACCGGAACGCTGGACCGACGAGTTCGAACAGTCACTTCCGAAACTCGCCTACTTCCCGTTCGCGGCGGGTCCACGCCGCTGTATCGGCGACCGATTCGCCATGTTGGAAGCGCGACTCCTGCTTGCGACTATCTATCAACAGTACCATATGGAACTCACACCGGAGACGGAACTCGACTTGATGGCGACAGTAACCGCCCGACCGAAGTCGGAGATTTCGATGACGATTCATCACCGAGGTGATTGA
- a CDS encoding Ntn hydrolase family protein, with the protein MATVLGIVRPDGAVLAGDRRQTDSNTVTSEVVQRVFDYDFAGCAVVGEVGSIDEFDRRFGSELRTYRTEHGERMSPVRVARTASEIAEETGIDALVAVQDGDGLVSLHEVGSDGRTLETETAALGSGSPVAFGLLDEAETDDNLDATEALVRRTLHAVAERTTDTGTDIDVLRIERTTG; encoded by the coding sequence ATGGCAACTGTACTGGGAATCGTCCGTCCAGATGGGGCCGTTCTCGCCGGTGACCGACGACAGACGGACAGTAATACCGTTACATCGGAGGTGGTACAGCGAGTGTTCGACTACGATTTCGCCGGATGTGCGGTCGTGGGCGAGGTCGGTTCCATCGATGAGTTCGACCGCCGATTCGGTTCCGAACTCCGAACGTATCGAACTGAGCACGGCGAACGAATGTCGCCCGTTCGTGTCGCTCGCACCGCAAGCGAAATCGCCGAGGAAACGGGTATCGATGCGCTCGTCGCGGTTCAGGATGGGGATGGGTTGGTCTCCCTCCACGAGGTTGGAAGTGACGGACGAACGTTGGAAACCGAAACTGCCGCCCTCGGAAGTGGCTCTCCCGTCGCATTCGGGTTACTCGACGAGGCGGAGACGGACGACAATTTGGACGCTACCGAGGCGCTCGTCCGGCGGACGCTGCACGCCGTCGCCGAACGAACGACGGATACGGGAACCGATATCGACGTGCTCAGGATCGAACGCACGACCGGGTAA
- a CDS encoding carotenoid oxygenase family protein, which yields MEPQEPLGFHSLTDEIVTDLIIEGTVPNWLSGSLIRNGPAAFEIGDVGVEHWFDGLAMLHKFRFRDGEVQYRNRFLRTEAYERAQNGSFEGGFATGTTTLFDRLKRYLFDAPYDNTNIIAERLGGRYFALTETPRWVAFDPESLATRGYVQYEGPEPSGNLACAHMRRSSKTGEMVNFEIEFGRTSQYHVYSMTAPTERDHICSVPVSEPAYMHSFAMTPSYVVLTEFPFVVNPLDLLRPGKQGPFIENFEWKPDRGTRFIIIDRNRGEVVGEPRTGGFFGFHHANAYEEDNELVIDLETVPDALAIDTLYLDRLRAGELDVFAGRMERFRVHPGRSGETTIERELLSDGTALPTVSPARWCQAHRYIYAQGTEQPMAEWPREIRKIDTETGAVTVFSDGENNLSEPIFVPRRTGETEDEGVVLSVMLDVSDERSWLVVLDGESFTELARARIPHAIPFDFHGRFFSELD from the coding sequence ATGGAGCCACAGGAACCCCTCGGTTTTCACTCGCTTACCGACGAGATCGTGACGGACCTGATAATAGAGGGGACCGTCCCGAACTGGCTCTCCGGAAGTCTCATTCGGAACGGACCCGCTGCGTTCGAAATCGGCGACGTGGGAGTCGAACACTGGTTCGATGGACTGGCGATGCTTCACAAGTTCAGGTTCCGTGACGGAGAGGTGCAGTATCGAAACCGGTTTCTTCGTACCGAAGCGTACGAGCGTGCCCAAAATGGCTCCTTCGAGGGTGGGTTTGCGACGGGAACGACCACGCTGTTCGACCGTCTGAAACGGTATCTCTTCGATGCCCCCTACGACAATACGAACATTATCGCCGAGCGTCTCGGTGGGCGATATTTCGCCCTGACAGAAACACCCAGATGGGTTGCGTTCGACCCCGAATCGTTGGCGACGAGGGGCTACGTTCAGTACGAGGGGCCTGAACCATCTGGAAACCTCGCCTGCGCCCATATGCGACGCAGCTCCAAGACGGGAGAGATGGTGAACTTCGAAATCGAGTTCGGTCGGACGAGTCAGTATCACGTCTACTCGATGACCGCTCCGACGGAGCGCGACCACATTTGTTCGGTACCCGTTTCGGAACCAGCGTACATGCACAGCTTCGCGATGACGCCGAGCTACGTCGTTCTGACCGAATTTCCATTCGTGGTAAACCCCCTCGATCTGCTTCGTCCTGGGAAACAGGGGCCGTTTATCGAAAACTTCGAGTGGAAACCGGACCGGGGAACCCGGTTCATTATCATCGACCGAAACCGTGGCGAAGTCGTCGGAGAGCCACGGACAGGGGGGTTTTTCGGATTTCACCACGCCAACGCATACGAAGAAGACAACGAACTCGTCATCGACCTGGAAACCGTTCCCGACGCGCTCGCGATCGACACACTCTATCTTGACCGACTTCGGGCGGGTGAACTCGATGTGTTTGCCGGGCGAATGGAACGGTTTCGTGTCCATCCGGGCCGTTCGGGGGAGACGACTATCGAACGCGAATTACTCAGTGATGGAACTGCATTGCCAACCGTTTCACCGGCGAGGTGGTGTCAGGCGCATCGATATATCTACGCACAAGGGACGGAGCAGCCAATGGCCGAGTGGCCGCGAGAAATTCGAAAAATCGACACAGAAACCGGTGCCGTCACGGTGTTTAGTGATGGTGAGAACAACCTCAGCGAACCGATTTTCGTTCCCCGACGGACAGGGGAAACGGAAGATGAAGGTGTGGTTCTCTCCGTCATGCTCGATGTTTCGGACGAACGTTCGTGGCTCGTAGTGTTGGATGGCGAGTCATTCACGGAACTGGCGAGAGCGCGGATTCCACACGCGATCCCGTTCGATTTTCACGGCCGGTTTTTTTCGGAGCTGGACTGA
- a CDS encoding HalOD1 output domain-containing protein, translating into MLPNHTPMPETPAMTTSEPPQFYTIRPDERASEAVIRAVTAEEGTEFQLDSPLYDHIEPDALDSLFRSDQERPNRHISVEFDYCGYTVVVSARTVELH; encoded by the coding sequence ATGCTACCGAATCACACGCCGATGCCAGAGACACCAGCAATGACCACGAGTGAACCGCCACAATTCTACACGATACGCCCCGACGAACGAGCGAGCGAAGCAGTCATTAGAGCAGTCACTGCGGAAGAGGGGACGGAGTTCCAATTGGACAGTCCGCTGTACGACCATATCGAACCGGACGCGCTCGACAGCCTCTTTCGTTCCGATCAGGAGCGACCCAACAGGCATATTTCGGTTGAATTCGACTACTGTGGGTACACAGTAGTCGTCAGCGCTAGAACAGTCGAGTTACACTAA
- a CDS encoding PH domain-containing protein, whose translation MNESFDWFSADEGEEILWAGKQHSYSLVPAFVVGVPLSIVVVGLVIISSAYLSYQNTNYVVTNMALYKKTGVLSRNVQRIEFDKVQDTSYRQSFFGAQFGYGTVDISTAGGSGVEMSFDDIDDPQDLQSLINERSKKRDGPNTEGDNKAAILDEILVELRAIRELVEGNESTTMDTTRNRTADDRR comes from the coding sequence ATGAACGAATCGTTCGACTGGTTTTCCGCGGACGAGGGCGAGGAAATACTGTGGGCGGGCAAACAGCACAGCTACAGCCTCGTTCCTGCATTCGTGGTCGGGGTCCCGCTTTCCATCGTCGTCGTCGGACTCGTCATCATCTCCTCCGCATATCTCTCGTATCAGAACACGAACTATGTGGTTACGAATATGGCGCTCTACAAGAAAACGGGCGTCCTCTCGCGAAACGTCCAGCGTATCGAGTTCGACAAGGTACAGGATACGTCCTACCGCCAGAGCTTTTTCGGCGCGCAGTTCGGTTACGGAACCGTCGATATCAGCACCGCTGGAGGCAGTGGGGTCGAGATGAGTTTCGACGATATCGACGACCCCCAGGATTTGCAGTCGCTGATCAACGAACGGAGTAAGAAACGAGACGGGCCGAATACCGAAGGGGACAACAAAGCAGCCATCCTGGACGAAATATTGGTCGAGCTGCGAGCGATTCGAGAATTAGTCGAGGGAAATGAATCAACCACGATGGATACGACACGGAATCGAACGGCAGATGATCGGCGATGA
- a CDS encoding PH domain-containing protein: MSEDDWLVLDDRETVRWRGRPRVATVLPAVLVGIVLVVLTLAVTVITGQRIVLVLVPFGVSVPLLSYLIVSNTRFVVTDRALYRKTGVLSRNVQRLSVDRVQNSSFRQGIRGSLLDYGTVEIEAAGGGRIRFDSIENSRDVRAIVDQHSTPESIPGTLDQWEAILTEVRALRSAMQGRETSR; the protein is encoded by the coding sequence ATGAGTGAGGACGATTGGCTCGTTCTCGACGATCGAGAGACGGTGCGTTGGCGAGGAAGACCGAGAGTGGCGACCGTCCTCCCCGCCGTACTGGTCGGCATCGTGCTCGTCGTCTTGACACTCGCCGTCACCGTCATTACGGGTCAGCGGATAGTACTCGTTCTAGTCCCGTTCGGCGTCTCGGTTCCCCTCCTCTCGTATCTCATCGTGTCGAACACACGGTTCGTCGTCACTGACCGTGCACTGTACCGAAAGACGGGGGTTCTTTCCCGAAACGTTCAACGCCTCTCCGTAGATCGGGTTCAAAACAGCAGTTTTCGACAAGGGATCCGCGGGTCACTGCTCGACTACGGTACCGTTGAAATCGAAGCGGCAGGAGGCGGACGCATTCGATTCGACAGCATCGAAAACTCACGTGACGTTCGGGCGATAGTGGACCAGCATTCGACACCGGAATCGATTCCCGGAACTCTCGACCAGTGGGAAGCAATCCTCACGGAAGTGCGTGCACTTCGGTCGGCGATGCAGGGTAGAGAGACGAGTCGATAA
- a CDS encoding serine hydrolase domain-containing protein, with protein MQRRTYLGAFAGVGTLTSTRRALEPDESDREPPKETATRDTLLDESERKRITEFLETHVSEGTFPGAAVAVVNEDGQLYRNAVGAAQNVPVVREMTEETVFDLASVTKAVATATSVVQLIDRGALRLDDSLCGIYCGVPEEEYGKCDITIEHLLTHTSGYPAWLPLWTEMDSPDHVIDHILRDTPLDAEPGTKVTYSGLGYILLGDIVHRVSGSPLDEYADENIFEPLEMTMTAYNPLDTLPDDRSYAATEDSAYYGEVVVGEVHDENAAFLGGVSGNAGLFSTIDDLSTYAMAMLNCGKVNGTQILSKQAVKEMTGNWTADLDGERGLGWDLTEMFGHRDSGTSFDTRTFGHNGFTGTSIWFAPQMDFSVVTLTNRVHPSRDNYAITDFRPAFHNLIASLVSG; from the coding sequence ATGCAACGTCGAACATACTTGGGGGCATTCGCCGGTGTAGGGACGCTAACGTCTACGAGAAGAGCGCTCGAACCCGACGAAAGCGACCGTGAACCTCCGAAAGAAACGGCGACAAGAGACACGCTACTCGATGAAAGCGAGCGAAAGAGAATAACGGAGTTCCTCGAAACACATGTCTCCGAGGGGACGTTCCCCGGAGCGGCCGTGGCAGTCGTCAACGAGGACGGACAACTGTATCGAAACGCCGTCGGTGCGGCTCAGAACGTCCCAGTGGTGCGGGAAATGACCGAGGAAACCGTCTTCGACCTCGCGTCGGTGACGAAGGCGGTTGCGACGGCAACGTCTGTCGTCCAACTGATCGACCGCGGCGCGTTGCGCCTCGACGACTCGCTCTGTGGCATCTACTGTGGCGTCCCTGAAGAGGAGTACGGAAAGTGCGATATCACCATCGAACATCTTCTCACGCACACGTCAGGGTATCCGGCGTGGTTACCACTCTGGACGGAAATGGACAGTCCTGACCACGTGATAGATCACATCCTTCGTGACACGCCGCTCGACGCCGAACCCGGAACTAAGGTCACCTACAGCGGTCTCGGCTATATCTTGCTCGGAGATATCGTACACCGTGTGAGCGGTTCGCCCCTCGATGAATACGCCGACGAGAACATCTTCGAGCCGTTGGAGATGACGATGACTGCATACAATCCGCTCGATACGCTTCCGGACGATCGCAGTTATGCGGCGACTGAAGATAGTGCGTACTATGGCGAAGTCGTCGTCGGGGAGGTTCACGACGAAAACGCCGCCTTCCTCGGTGGAGTCAGCGGAAACGCCGGGCTGTTTTCGACTATCGATGACCTCTCGACGTACGCGATGGCGATGCTCAACTGTGGAAAAGTGAACGGGACACAAATCCTCTCGAAGCAGGCAGTAAAAGAGATGACCGGAAACTGGACTGCCGACCTCGACGGGGAACGCGGTCTCGGGTGGGATTTGACCGAAATGTTCGGCCACCGTGACAGCGGAACCTCCTTCGATACGAGAACGTTCGGCCACAATGGGTTCACGGGGACCTCGATTTGGTTCGCACCGCAGATGGACTTCTCCGTCGTCACACTGACGAACCGCGTGCATCCGAGCCGCGATAACTACGCTATCACCGACTTTCGTCCCGCGTTCCACAACCTCATCGCCTCACTTGTCTCGGGCTAA
- a CDS encoding universal stress protein, protein MYDRILIPTDGSEGTQTAISHAITHAKTYDAELHVLHVIDQSAVEVTAPMADGVPVEIVQEQLGEQGQMLVEAVTEQATAAGVSTTTELVEYGQPHERIQAYASEHGIDLIVLGTHGRSGIQRHLLGSVAEKVIRSAEIPVLAVQLDEDE, encoded by the coding sequence ATGTACGATCGAATTCTCATCCCAACAGACGGAAGTGAAGGGACACAGACCGCAATATCTCATGCGATTACGCATGCAAAAACGTACGATGCGGAACTCCACGTACTCCACGTCATCGACCAATCGGCCGTCGAAGTTACGGCGCCGATGGCCGATGGAGTGCCCGTAGAAATAGTGCAGGAACAACTCGGTGAACAGGGACAAATGCTCGTAGAAGCGGTTACGGAGCAGGCGACAGCCGCAGGCGTCTCTACTACCACAGAGCTCGTAGAATACGGTCAACCACACGAGAGGATTCAAGCGTATGCAAGCGAACACGGGATCGATCTCATCGTTCTCGGCACCCATGGACGATCAGGAATCCAACGCCACTTGTTAGGGAGCGTCGCCGAAAAAGTCATTAGAAGTGCGGAAATTCCTGTCTTAGCAGTACAACTCGACGAGGATGAGTGA